In one Fusarium falciforme chromosome 5, complete sequence genomic region, the following are encoded:
- a CDS encoding Peptidase S1 domain-containing protein, whose product MVKFAAIVALVAPLVAARPQDRPMIVGGTAASAGDFPFIVSISYNGGPWCGGTLLNANTVMTAAHCTSGRSASAFQVRAGSLNRNSGGVTSSVSSIRIHPSFSSSTLNNDVSILKLSTPISTSSTISYGRLAASGSDPAAGSDATVAGWGVTSQGSSSSPVALRKVTIPIVSRTTCRSQYGTSAITTNMFCAGLAEGGKDSCQGDSGGPIVDTSNTVIGIVSWGEGCAQPNYSGVYARVGTLRSYIDGQL is encoded by the exons ATGGTCAAGTTCGCTGCCATCGTCGCACTTGTTGCGCCTCTTGTTGCCGCTCGGCCTCAAGACCGACCCATGATCGTCGGCGGAACGGCCGCCAGCGCTGGTGACTTTCCCTTCATCGTCAGCATCTCTTACAATGGCGGCCCTTGGTGCGGAGGTACCCTCCTCAACGCCAACACCGTCATGACGGCTGCCCACTGCACTTCTGGTCGCTCTGCTAGCGCGTTCCAGGTCCGCGCTGGAAGTCTG AACCGCAACTCGGGTGGTGTTACCTCTTCCGTTTCTTCCATCAGGATCCATCCTAGCTTCAGTAGCTCGACCTTGAACAACGATGTTTCCATCTTGAAGCTGTCGACTCCCATCTCCACTAGCTCCACCATCTCGTATGGTCGCCTGGCTGCGTCGGGCTCCGACCCTGCTGCCGGCTCTGATGCCACAGTTGCAGGCTG GGGTGTCACTTCTCAGGGCTCTTCTAGCTCCCCCGTCGCTTTGAGGAAGGTTACTATCCCTATTGTCTCTCGCACCACTTGCCGATCCCAGTATGGCACTTCTGCCATTACCACCAACATGTTCTGCGCTGGCCTTGCTGAGGGTGGTAAGGACTCTTGCCAGGGCGACAGCGGTGGTCCCATCGTCGACACTTCCAACACTGTCATTGGCATTGTTTCTTGGGGTGAGGGTTGTGCTCAGCCCAACTACTCTGGTGTCTACGCCCGCGTTGGCACCCTCCGCTCTTACATTGATGGCCAGCTGTAA
- a CDS encoding NmrA domain-containing protein, whose protein sequence is MLVLIAGITGSLGQRLASNALSRGLSVRGLGRDATKLQPSISKELESFVTSTSCDDLDALDQAVQGVDGIICCYAPNPILNLDGALLLLRAAEKAGVKVFVAPSWNNDWTKINFGDFTHYDTHIAFEQHAAVTSSIRPVYLFTGVFSDLLLTNYGPGSFTLDDQGKATLQYWADGNTRKTSWSSQDDAAAWTIEIFLNGEGVQEGKGGFFRFRSGEVSMEELAEAYSRVSGREIEVKSVGSLEDLERDLARLRLEHGRAKHWEYSKQAVALLDLKGSWKLDADELAVLDHIKKPRTLEECLKEHLKLT, encoded by the coding sequence ATGCTAGTTCTCATCGCCGGTATTACAGGCAGCCTTGGGCAGCGGCTAGCCTCGAATGCCCTCTCGCGAGGTTTATCTGTTCGAGGACTTGGTCGAGATGCCACGAAACTTCAGCCGAGCATATCCAAGGAGCTTGAGTCGTTTgtcaccagcaccagctgcGACGACCTCGATGCACTTGACCAAGCCGTCCAGGGGGTCGACGGGATCATTTGCTGCTACGCACCCAACCCGATTCTTAACCTCGATGGCGCCCTGCTACTTCTTCGCGCTGCTGAGAAGGCTGGAGTAAAGGTTTTTGTTGCCCCGTCGTGGAACAACGACTGGACCAAGATCAACTTCGGAGACTTTACCCACTACGACACACACATCGCCTTTGAGCAGCACGCTGCGGTGACGAGCTCCATCCGCCCCGTCTACCTGTTCACAGGTGTCTTTTCCGATCTTCTCCTGACCAATTATGGCCCCGGGTCATTCACCCTGGACGACCAAGGCAAGGCCACACTTCAATATTGGGCAGATGGGAACACTCGCAAGACATCGTGGTCATCCCAAGATGATGCCGCCGCCTGGACGATCGAGATTTTCCTCAACGGAGAGGGCGTCCAGGAGGGCAAGGGCGGGTTCTTCCGGTTTCGCTCTGGAGAGGTTAGCATGGAAGAGCTTGCGGAAGCATATAGCCGCGTCTCTGGCCGTGAAATCGAGGTCAAGAGCGTGGGAAGCTTGGAGGACCTTGAGAGGGACTTGGCCCGTCTCCGTCTTGAACATGGGAGAGCCAAACACTGGGAATATTCAAAGCAAGCTGTCGCGCTTCTTGATCTCAAAGGGAGCTGGAAACTTGATGCGGATGAATTGGCCGTTTTGGACCATATTAAGAAGCCAAGAACCTTGGAGGAGTGTCTAAAGGAGCATCTGAAGTTGACATga
- a CDS encoding HeLo domain-containing protein, whose protein sequence is MSGLEIPSFIIGLGGLVAVFEKGFEVWRTIREAHDFGDDVADWMCKLEMEFFRFQTWWTALEHLALRPGHPPSVRRVPSQTSALQVTLDKQFGQPITDAAVNILKLLEKIEEVLKRNGILTIFQAQPPEPRQTFDLSEEASKSRTRLKKFADDLLKHTPWITRIKHNASPWKYNDKSTLDSSLESMIYWNNALYSILPQNLRDSILELGIAGYALDTLDNIGDISRLSSNRNTVLSQSAKFIRLRQRFKDGATTDADLDAILHKMERKMNHFKGIEASKVLGGCQYSIAHYSPDDEGQPRQVMIEWIPFPQGDYDVYKLARTRMSQISYSLQQIGELSHLQVLPSLGFIEYGSAKVFGLVSALPTSVTSSTTIVTLYDILPGSQRPGSNERSSSSRRSVNYPLPSLNQRFELASTLVMGFYTFLLTRWHHERFSSLHIAFLVNETAGSSTSTQSLPLDLGAPIIGGFAISRPDSPTELSISAPVEDFEAVYLHPDVRQRLKSRPKASDPNAKPQARYQRVHDIYALGLLLVEIGFWRPLARVAESGSGGKIKASNLSAKEFKDAIVKKCKSDLAFWMGETYKDVTLRCLLAGEGGGVQAADGTGGLNNFYWDVGIRLMNSENYVGQV, encoded by the coding sequence ATGTCGGGCCTGGAGATCCCTTCCTTCATCATTGGCCTTGGTGGGCTTGTCGCTGTGTTTGAGAAGGGCTTCGAGGTATGGCGCACCATTCGCGAGGCTCACGACTTTGGAGATGATGTCGCCGATTGGATGTGCAAACTTGAGATGGAATTCTTTCGCTTCCAGACTTGGTGGACGGCTTTGGAGCATCTCGCACTCCGGCCGGGCCATCCACCGTCAGTTCGACGAGTGCCGTCGCAAACATCAGCACTCCAAGTCACGCTCGACAAGCAATTCGGACAGCCTATTACAGATGCTGCCGTCAACATTCTCAAACTTCTCGAAAAGATTGAAGAAGTCCTTAAGCGAAATGGAATTTTGACCATCTTTCAGGCTCAGCCGCCAGAGCCGAGGCAGACGTTCGATCTCTCGGAAGAGGCATCCAAGTCAAGAACGCGACTTAAGAAATTCGCCGACGACCTCTTGAAGCATACACCCTGGATCACGCGGATAAAACACAATGCAAGCCCTTGGAAATATAACGACAAGTCTACCCTTGACAGTTCACTCGAATCCATGATCTACTGGAACAACGCACTCTACAGCATTCTACCGCAAAACCTTCGAGACAGCATCTTAGAACTCGGCATCGCGGGCTACGCATTGGATACTTTGGACAATATTGGAGATATTTCGCGATTGTCGAGTAATCGCAACACCGTCTTGAGCCAGAGCGCCAAGTTCATCAGACTACGTCAGCGATTCAAGGATGGGGCAACTACTGATGCAGACTTGGATGCTATCCTTCACAAGATGGAGCGCAAGATGAATCACTTTAAGGGAATCGAGGCGTCCAAGGTCCTTGGAGGTTGTCAATACTCCATCGCCCACTATTCCCCCGATGATGAAGGTCAACCTCGTCAAGTCATGATCGAATGGATACCGTTTCCACAAGGCGACTACGACGTCTACAAACTTGCTCGCACGCGCATGTCGCAGATATCGTACTCTCTACAACAGATTGGGGAACTATCCCACCTACAGGTCCTCCCATCTCTTGGGTTCATTGAGTACGGCAGCGCAAAGGTATTTGGCTTGGTGTCAGCGTTGCCGACGAGCGTCACATCCTCTACCACCATTGTCACTCTTTACGACATACTACCCGGAAGCCAGCGACCAGGCTCCAATGAAAGATCATCTTCTAGCCGACGAAGCGTCAACTATCCTCTACCAAGTCTGAATCAGCGCTTTGAGCTTGCCTCTACGTTGGTTATGGGATTCTACACTTTTCTGCTCACACGGTGGCATCACGAGCGATTCAGTTCCTTGCATATTGCCTTTCTTGTAAATGAGACAGCTGgatcatcaacctcgactCAGTCTCTTCCTCTCGATCTTGGAGCACCAATCATCGGCGGCTTTGCCATCTCCCGTCCCGATTCTCCAACCGAACTGTCCATCTCGGCACCTGTCGAAGACTTTGAGGCTGTGTACCTACACCCCGATGTTAGACAGCGTCTTAAGTCTCGACCTAAAGCGTCAGATCCGAATGCAAAGCCACAGGCACGCTATCAACGAGTCCACGACATCTACGCTCTGGGACTTTTACTCGTCGAAATCGGCTTCTGGCGACCGCTCGCTCGTGTGGCAGAGTCAGGTTCCGGCGGAAAGATCAAGGCTAGCAACTTGTCAGCAAAGGAGTTCAAGGACGCGATAGTCAAGAAGTGCAAATCCGATCTGGCTTTCTGGATGGGAGAAACGTATAAAGATGTGACCCTGAGGTGCTTGCTCGCGGGAGAGGGGGGTGGCGTGCAGGCAGCGGATGGGACTGGAGGGTTGAACAATTTCTACTGGGATGTTGGGATTAGGCTGATGAATAGTGAGAATTATGTAGGGCAAGTGTGA